The stretch of DNA GGGCAAGCAGGTGAGTAGTTAGTCAGCAAGTTGGATTTCCCAGGCTTAGAGTTGGAAGGGCATGACAGAGGTCATCTATTTTATCCCTTTCTTATTAAGTCCCATCTGGGCTTAGGCTATAGTTTCAAACAGGCAGTAGGCAAATACCAAAGATGTTTTCTTGCTCACAGTGCTTCTGGGTCTGTACTAAACCATGGGTAACTTGGAATCATTTCTGCTGTGGTCTTTTGGCCATTAGCTATTTACTGATCAGGACCTGTATTCTTAGCACAGTACGAGCTGCCCCAGTTGAAGTTCATTTTCTCTGGGTTTTATATTAACTAGGTCATACTTCACAGGTTTTTATCATGACTGTTCACACCGCACGTTACTGGCCCGAGTTACACATAGTGTGTGTGCTtgcttttcataatttttattttccaaccCCAGTTTGCTCAGGCTCTGAGGAATTTTCTCAAGGAGCAGGAGATAGCAGACCTGAAGGTGTGGACAAGCCAGTTGAAGAGGACCATCCAGACTGCTGAGTCTCTCGGGGTGACCTACGAGCAGTGGAAGATCCTCAATGAGATTGATGCGGTGAGTAGGGAGCTCTGAAGGCCAGAAGAGCCGGGAAGAGGTGCCTTTCCAAACAGAAACTCTCGGAAGTCACTCTGTGGGCAGTTGGATCCAGAGGAAGCACAAACCAAAACTGTGCAGAGTCTGAATCTGTGGCTGGTTCAGGGTTTGGGGAAGAGGTCAATTTGTACCCCCAGTCAGGGCTTCCTGCCTGTTTTAGTACCTGTGCCAACAGTGGGACCCAAACCAGCTTTTGACCTCGTTGCTCTGGCATCAGGGGAGAGTGAGGCTGAAAGTGCTCATTTTGTTCCTTTATATATCTTCCTcttaggaaagagaaagagttAACAATGCAGTTATAGTTTTTGTTTAGCTACTTTGGTCAGGTAGTCCATCTTAACATTATCTTAGCTTTTTCTGTGCTTGAGCATGACagtagacattttttttcttttttccttcctactcTTTTATTTCTCGTGTAAGGTGTTCAGTTCCTTCgttttccctccttccctgttcTTCTTGTTGGCTTTTCTTGGCCTCCACATAATCCACAGtggtaggagaaaaaaaatgtgtcttaagCTGGAGAAGACACCTTCTTTCTATAGAAGCTCTCAGCTGGTGAAGCCCACGCAGTGAGGAGCCCTGGTCACAGTCAGCTGCACAGCGTAGTGCCTGGCATGTACTCTGGGACTTTTGATCCTCTGCACCTTTTCCTTGTTTGGGATGGAGCAAGAATGGATCCGTCAACCCCTCAATCCCCTGCGGCTGTTTGCAGGGCGTGTGTGAGGAGATGACCTATGAGGAGATTGAGACACGGTACCCAGAGGAGTTTGCACTGCGAGATCAAGATAAATATCTGTACCGGTACCCAGGAGGCGAGGTGAGACTGCCCCTGCACAGAGTAGCTCACCAACCCTGTACTGGAGCTTGCCTTGTTCTGGGGGAAGGATTGAATGATTTGTTGGTGGTCTAGGATGATCCGAGTGTTCAGAAAGACAGCGGGGCTGGGAACAGTTAGGTGGCACAGAGTCATTGAGACTGCAGGAGGAAAGCCAGCTGGGTGAGAAAGAAATGGCCTCTTGACTCTGGGACTGTCAGCTGGTGCTGGCCTCCTACCAGCCTGCCCATTTCCCCCACAGTCATACCAGGACCTGGTGCAGCGGCTGGAGCCTGTCATCATGGAGCTGGAACGGCAGGGCAATGTCCTGGTCATCTCTCACCAGGCTGTCATGCGCTGTCTCTTGGCCTACTTCTTGGATAAGGGTGCAGGTACCATGGAGAGAAGGGCTGGGGAATACAGTGGCATCAGGATTCCtggcagttctctctctctgactcttccacTCAAATTAAAGTACATTCTTCAGGCAGCAGTGTGAGGCTCCCAGCAGCTATGGGATTGTCTGCCTGTTGAATTTGCTCTGTTGCCACAAGAGCCCTCGGGGGAGGGGGGCctgggttgctgctgctgctgctccttggtGCCATCTGGCTGAAGGGCCAGTGTTGAACTTCACATTCCCAGCTCAGTCCTATAATGGCGGGAGAGTGGTCTCTTGGAAGCATCTTTATCCCTTGGGTTGGAGTAGGGCAGTAGTTTCCGGGTGAAAGAAGTAAGgaggtgctgctgccttctctgaTACCAGATTCACTTGGGCTGCTGGGAAGCCTCCAGACTGGCCCTTGGTGTACCCCCAGAGAGCCCAAATAATCCCTTTATGGAGCCCTGGCTGTGGTTCTTATTCCTATATTGCCTGCCTGGAAGTTTCCTTCCTTAGCCACTCAGGACTTGGGGTGGCTTCTTTGGCTTTGATGAACATCTGAGGTTTGGGGGAGCCCATGTACCACTGTAGGTTATGGTCAGAGTAAAGAAAACTTAGGCACCCCTCATGCTTTTTCCATTAACTTGACCTTGCTCCATTGTGCTAAGACTCCCCTCACCTGGTCTTTCTGCTTTCAGATGAACTACCCTACCTGAAGTGCCCTCTCCATACCATCTTCAAGCTCACTCCTGTTGCCTATGGTAACtatggggctggggctggcaggaggTGGGGATGGAGGAAGGTTGGGATATTTGAGTTTTCTCTAAAGGTTGGCCAGAAGGTCAAAGTCCTCACCCCTGCACATCAAGGGATTTTCCTTAGTGCCTTCCATTGTTAAAGGGACGTTTGGGCCCATGTGTTTGGGAATGTATACCTTCATTTAAGATGAGTTTTCCTAAACCAAAACTAGGGAATTATTCTTAGAGCTTTTCTTCTGAcagtttcttctctttcctctgtgtTGCCAGGGTGCAAAGTAGAAACAATTAAACTGGATGTGGAGGCTGTGGACACGCACCGTGACAAGCCCACTGTAAGTATTTTCCCATTGACAGACTGCCTGATTCCTGCCCCCTTGAGTCCTTGAATCTTTGTTATCAAGAGACTGTATAAAAGCAAAATAGATGCAAGCCTCATAGCCTAGATAGTCTGCTGActtctgaaaggaaaagaaagcgaAATGACATTTAAACAAATTATGTCTCTTTTTATTGATCAGCCTTGAAATATGGCTCCCGGGAAGTGCTTTAAATATGAAGTGAAATGCAAGCCTTCCCTCGCCACCTCCAGGTTTCCCTGTAGGAAGCTGGGTGCCTAGGAGCCAATGAGGTCGAATCAAGAGGGGTTAGGCTGATCCTGGCTCTGACCCTGATGGTCTGTGTAATTGTACACAAACCCCTTCCTTTCTGTGAGCTGCCTTCATGCTTTGCGACATGAGGTTCCAGGAGCTTTTCTCTCCACAACCCATTTGACTCCCAGGGGCTGGGAATCCAGGCCGTGTCCCTCGATGTGGAGCAGCAGGAGTGGGGAAGCTGTGTGGTTGCAGGCAGTATTTAGCCAAGGTGAGGGTGAGCTTTTGGTTTGGCTCTCATTTGTGTGGTGTCCCTCCGTTTCCAATCAGAACAATCTCCCCAAGAACCAAACCCCTGTAAGGATGAGAAGGAACAGCTTTACGCCTCTGTCCAGTTCGAATACAATAAGGCGTCCAAGAAATTACAGTGTTGGGAGCCGGCCCCTCAAGCCCCTCAGCCCTCTTCGTGCCCTGGACGTGCAAGAAGGGGCCGACCAGCCGAAGACCCACGTCAGCATTCCGGTGGTGTAACCGTGTGTGTCCCTCCAGCCCTGGCCTCCTGCCCTTGTCACTAATCACCAAGGAGTCAATGTCacttccactccccatccccccCGCGACACCTCACCATTAATCCTAACAGAGATCCTAAGGTCTGTGTTTGCAGACCCACTGTTGTCATCTGCCTCATCCAGGGGCAAGTGGGCAAACTGGGTCTCTCAGGACAGGTGCTCAGCTGGGgtggcctggaggaggaggaaaaggatatGTTCTCTAGGGCTTAAGCATGCCCCCACACTTGATGCTTTCTCTTCCTGGTGTCTAACTCGCCTCTTTCCTGGTGCTGGTGATGTGGGCAAGTGAGTGGAGGGACACACAAATGCCCATTTTCCCTTGAGTATTGCCTCTTTAATGTGCAGTTCCTTCTGTACTGGCTGATTTTTCCTCCTCCACTTTCATCTCCCGTTCGGCTTGTCCAGCGTTGTGCACAGCACTGTGGCGTCTGTCTAGAAGGAAGGTGGCTAGCGGAAGGGAAGTCTGGGTGCCTTTGCTACTTGGCTCAGtgagtcttttccttcctctccagccAGGTGCTGTAAGGGTCAGCCCAGGCTGCAGAACACTTGCAGAATGCTCTGGAGACTGCAAGACAACATAAGCGGACAGTTGCCACCTGTTTTCATGGGTAGTGATCCTGTTTTTCATGCTCCAAGGATGTGGAAAACATCTTGTATTTCAGCTTGAAGAGCCCAGTGTAGATCTTGGGTTCTGCAGGCCGGGTCTGGAGCGGAGGGCAGTCTCGAGCACTCTCAAAACTCTCTTGGGTCACTTACCTCTTTTCTTCTCTGGGTCTCAGATTCTTGGCCAATCCCAGCAAGTTCTCTGTCAAGGTCTAAGAGTCCCTGGGCCTCTTGGAAAGGACAGTCAAGGGTCACTCTGGAGATCTGAAGTGCTTCAGGGGCAAGACCACATTTTCCTATGACTGTCAGCACAGCCTTCCTCTGGAGTTAAgaaagttttcttcttcttcttttttttttttttttttagcatctaCAATTTCTTCTTCCTAAATGTGGAAAAAGTTTGATGATGAATTTAATTATGGGGGTATTCTTTGTTCATAAGGAGAATCTATCTCAATTTCTAGAGGAGTTCTTGGCACTCCATGGAGTCTGGCTCGTCATTCACCTCTATCAGTTTCTTCACAGAGTTAGGCAGGAAAATTTAAGCTCATAGTTTCTTGGTGATAAATAACGGCTTATGCTCAATCCCAATGCAGTATACAGAATGTATGACTGTGTGTATattacacacatgtgtatgtacaTTTGACTTGGAAGCAAATCTAGAGttctcctgagattttttttaaggtaggATGACTCCTCACTTGATAAAGTTATGAATTTGTGTTTTAGCATGAGTTAGTGATTTTCCAAGGATGTTTATATCTTGGTTCTCACCCAGCTGTGTTCTTTAGAATTCCCTGTAGAGCTTTGGAAACACCTGTGTCTACCTGGGTCAGACCTCCCAGTGACTCACAGCTTCTGGGTGGATCCTGGACGAGCAGTGTTGCAGTAGCTTCCCTgtgactgattcattccccaggttaGCAGCTCTGCCCTAACCACTTGGGTGGGAAAACACTTGGGTGAAGAATCAGCCTCCAAGTTCTGATGCTTCCTGGTTCGGAAGGAACAGTTCTTTTGAGGTAGATGTGCGAGCAATTGACAACTTGAAATGAATTCACCCCTTGAAGGCAGGATGCTGCCTTTTAAAAGCTTGTTCTAGGCTCCTGTCCCGTGTTGAACCCTTTACTCTGTGGGATGCTTAGTGCAGCCCTTGCATTTGGAAATCCACTGTTAAATGAATTTGGTTGAAAGCTGAGGGTTTTAAGCATCTTGGAGAGAGACTCCAGTGATGAAAGTCGTCAGCACAGGAAGCTGCCTGGTGCTCTTGAATCTGTTACTCAGTTCACAGCCAGTTTTCACAGTCAGCAAGGCTACATTATCCCTGAAATTGTGCCCGAGACACAAAGTTACCTGCCCTCACATTGTGTCTTTAGGAGTTTTCTTTTGGCTGCACACAGGTAGAAAAGGACCTTATCCTGAAGAAGGGTATTTTTTAAGAGGACttactatttaaaagaaaaaaattattatttactttttacttgaaattcagagttataaGAGAGAGGGAaactcagagaaagagagggatctcccatctgttgtttcactccccaaatggcgacaaCAGCTAGGCtgagcaggtccaaagccaggagcctcttctgggtctgctgtgtgggtgcaggcacccaaagatttgagccaccctccattgcttttccaggcacattagcagggagctggattggaagtggactggcacccataagggataccagcaccacaagAAGAATTAGCTTGCTACAGCATTACACTGACCCTTGAGACAAGACTTTTGATGTGTAATAAATGAGTCCTTGCAACGCAGCAGCCTTGAGTCTAGGACTGCTGAAGCTGCAGTGGGCTTCTCCTGTCTTCTGTTttgtgccaggactgaaagggCATGGGAatacccacccccaccccagcagtgTGATCTGGGAGGTCTGTACATGCAGGCTAATGTAACCTCGTCTGCTGTGCTTACATGGTGGCATCTGTGGCCCAAATGGCATAATTCAGTCTTTTCTCCCAGTACGAGAGGAGAGGAATGCTGAGCTAATGTGTGGGAAGGTGGAGCTCTGGGGTGTGCAGCCCTGCATTTGAGCTCTACTCACTCTTAGTGAGAGGGCGGCTTCTGGTGCAGCAGCGTCACATCAACCTGTCAGAAACCCCCGTTCCAGAGAGGGGGCCTTGGCTCCCAACTGGCCGAGTGGTTTTCCTAAATTGACAGCAAGGTTTTGGAACCTTTTAGGTTTTAGGGCTAGATGCCTTCAGAGTTCAGCAGACGAGCGCAGGACAGTATATAATGAAATGGAGCTCTCACTGTAAGTTTTTGAGAAGTCCTACTTGCCATCTTTCACTCCCACCCTCTCCACGTCTTACTTGAATGTGTGCCGGTGATGCTCAtgtctgaatcctggcttccgCAGGGAAACACTGGGCCCCAGTCTACCCTTGGCTGATGCTCTCAATCTGCAacagggtgggtgctgtggctcagcggAATAAACTGCATGCATCCCATGTTAAGGAGGAAACCAGTGAAGATTTTAGTATTTAATCTGCTGATATAAAATAGGGAAAGAAAATCATTACATTTCCTTATTTCCCCTCGTTTCCAAAGCTGTATGAGGAAATCCTGACATATTTGAACAAGGTAACTGAAGCCTACTTAGAGAACCTGTTTCTGTCCCTGCCTCCTCATCTCCCAGTTGGAATGCAGTACTCACTGATTATCTCTAACATCTGTTATTTTGATACAGCTGTTGGGATTgtttccccaagatttattttctttttatttgaaaggcaaagttacagggagaaggagagagagagagagagcgagatcttcatccactggttcactctccaagtgaccacaatggttacagctgggccagtttgaaaccaggagcttctgggtcttgtgTGTAGATGCAAAGGCCCAAGAACGTGGGCTTTGCTCTGTGTTCCCAgaccttaagcagagagctggatgggaagtggaaaagcaggacttgaaccagtacccacatgggttACCAGCATCGCAggtagaggtttagcctactatgctattgtgctggcccctaaagTTGTGGTTTTGCATTGAGTTGGATAAATAGGAGAAAAATCGTTTAAGAACAAGCATTGTACCAGCAATATGCTACATATCATTGTCTCTGGTTTTTTGGGGGGCTGACAGGGGAGGAATCTTAGTTTCCCAGGAAGTTAGAGTCAGGGATAGAAATCTCTACTCACCAGAATGAATGTTTCACATGAGCTCAGGATCATCATCTTGAAACCACACCTGATGTTCCAGGGGGCTGGTGGTATCTGATATCACTGTTTGGGAATAAAGCCGCCTCATGGTTTTCCTGTgagcaggagagccaggagccagggatacCCCCCAGTGCTTAGGGTAGCCTGTGGACAACAGAGACCCACCCAGCAATTGTGAGAAATGAGGGAGACTCAGGCTCATTCCACCGTCTTTGCCCCTGAACTGTGATGTGTTGTTGTCAAGAACTGAGTAGTCTTGTGTATCTTTGCTAGTGTGCATTTTGGCttgcttatatttaaaaaatatatatatatatatatatttaaaagtaacaggggtgggtgttgtggctcagcagaataagctgcctgcatcccatactggagtacgtGGTTAAAGGCCTGGCTGCTTCGTACTTCTGTTTCAGCCCCCTGCAAGTGGAGCCTGCCTGAGAGTCAACGGCTGATggctacttgggttcctgtcacccacgtgggagacgtggatggagtttctgggtcctggcttcagtccggcCCCCAAGCCCAGGCTATTATGGGtgtttgaggagtaaagcagtggatagaagattctctatttcctttccttctctctctctcccccaccctctttgaaataaagaacaagttttatacaaagttttaaaaaatatatgacagTTAAGTTAGTTTGTAACACTGGCAGGCTAGATGCTTGACTTAGAGATGACACTGACCTTGTAGATACACCCAGAAATTCCTTTAGACTCAGTCCACAGAAGCCTCCCTGAGGTAGGGTCTGCCAGTCCAGTCATGGATGGACTCTACTTGGGGCTGTATGCCAACTGACACACTATCCTGGGGTCCCTTAGCCAACGGTTTACCAGCGTTCTGATTGTAGCTTGGTTTTATGCATTCATTATTGTAATTCTTGGTCTATAGCACCTGtcacaaaagaatgaaataattttctttatagGGAAATTATATACGCTGTGGTTTTTTAATAGATATTTCTTGTATATATAGTAATCCAGGTTTCATAATTTTGTAAAAGCTGGTGGTAGAACATCACTTGAATGGTGTTTCATGAGCTGGGGAAAAGGAATGTCTCTTCAGAGCCTACAGTTGTGACATGTACTTGAAGTCATCTTATCTAGCTTCCTTCATGGTTGGACTTTGCGTCACCATCTATGTCCTCAACTTGACTCTGTAGGGAATGTTGCATTCCATTGGGTAGTGCCGGTGTTTTTAATCTGCCATGAAATTGGCTTTTGTTTCTAATCTGATAAGTAGAAATATAAAGGAAATTTTATGGTGAAGAAAGGAGTaggtaaaagtatttttttttcagtaagctATTGGTGACTAATCTCTGTCTGCCCAATGTGTTTGAATTGTCGTGTATATTTTCCTTGATATTAATATCAGATTATTAACTCTGATATGGTGATGATCTTATGATGACAGAAGTAGAGGAACTGATCACAGTGCCCTTTGGAAGTGGGGCGGGGTTAGCCTGAGAAACACTGTGTTGAATGGGAATGAGCTGGGTTGGGAAGCCCAGGAACAAAGTTCCACCATGATTTCCTAGGTGTTGTTCTGTCCAGATTTAATTGGTGGCATTGATAAGAAAATTCACCTGAGGTGTATGTAACTGTTTgaaatgtgtgcatgtgcatgtgtgtatgtgtgtgtgtagactgggTCAATAAAATTGCTGAGTAAGTTGAAGCTACAGAAGGctcctgggtttttttgttttctgttttgggtTCTGTTCACTACTCTCCACCTCTCCACTAAAATCTTGCCTCTTGCTACACAATGAGACTTGGGCAAACTCACTTCAGTGTGACTGACTCCAAGGTCTAAGTGTGGCTCACTTCCACCACCTTCTGGGGGAAATGGGAAGGACATCATGGAAAACAGGAACTTTGTGTGTTACTGCTGGCGCCTGTGTAAGAATGAAGGACAAATTGCATTGAACTACACTGTGCTATCAGTCCCATTAGCAACATGTAATTCATATTACCTACTGTAGAGAAAAATGTTGGAGAACTTTCAAAACATGAcctgtctttgtttttaaagggaTTGCAGTCAGTGGTATAAAATGATGTTTACCGTCTTCTGGGACAGGAGCGTGTGCAGGTGGGATTGTTTCACCATTCTCACACCTTAGCCCTTGGCATCCTCACATGCAGCGGGAACCCGTTAGAAAAGCAGGACCACAGGCTCCCTGCCAGACCCACTGAATCAGAGGCGTCATCAGAACAGGATCACGGAGTGGTTCCCAGGCGAACTCAGCCCTTGGGCAACACTGTTCTAGGGAAAAAACTTCTCACTAGGGAAAACGTGAATTCCCAGTGAATGGGAAGAAGCTGATCTGCTCTGAGAACTGCCTTCAGAACAGGATTGCAATCCCAACTGCCATAGGTGCCCTCCCAGAAGCCGAGGAGGGAGCCCCCGACTGCACGGTCACTTTTGGGGCACAGTCGTGGCCAGGTGTCACCCACACAGTCTCCTTTGACTGCCGGGCCCCTGACTGCTTGTGTCACAGTGGGGGTAGGTACCTTTTGGCCCAAGTCTGATAGGAGCGCCTGGTTGAGGGTCGGCGCTTCAAGGAAAGCAGCCCAGGGCTGTGGCATCAGTTTGCCTGACTCCTCAGAGCAAACTGATGTGTGGGCGTGGATATGAGAATGAGGGGTGCGGGGGAGCCGTGGAAAGGATGGGAGGGCTTTGCTCTACTTCTCTCGGTGGGTCTTTTCGCCTGGGGCGTAATGGCTGTGCTTCTCTTCCTTCTGACCCGTAGGTAGCAGCGAATGGCTGTGCATAGCGCCTCCTCCGTGACATCCCCCACATCGCTCCCCTGGCGATGTGGAGGCTGAGGCCAGACCTCTCCGAGGGACTAGGACCTACTGAAAAGCTCCAATGTCCGCTCCACAGAGACTAGAACAGGATATCAAGTGGGGACTCGACTTTTGGCACCACCAAATTGAGGCCCGGGAAAATAATCCCCCACATTGCTTCCCCTCATGCCCAGTGGGAATGTCAGTTAACACTCAAAAGCATAACTGCCCTGTGCCTACAGACGTCGGACAGCCGGAACTGAATAGTGTTTTGTCatctctttgctgggttccgccCACATCGGCCTCTCATCCTGTCCAGGCGTTTTGCATCTCGCTGTAACTCCCTTCCCAAGTTCAGGTGTACCTCTGCAGCTTTAGTTTGCAGGTGAGAGGGCTGCCCTCCAGGTACCCTTTCCCAGGCAGAGCTGGCCTCTGTGCCCATTCATTCTAGGAGTGCAGGCTAGTGCCCTTTGGCTGCATTGAACATAAGACAGATCACCAGGTGAGTGGAGGGTGTCTGAGACCCCCAGTCACTGTGAGACTTCTCTTCTGCCGTGATGGGTGAGTTGGTGTTAGTGGTACCCTTTTCATTTCCAGAAGCTTCTCTCATTCCAGACCCTTCAGGCCCGACTCTAGCTGCAAGATCCCCCACGTGGGTACAACCCTCTTGAAGTTGTCCTTGGCAGCTACTGTGTTTCCTAGCTGATGGAGGTCTCCTggatgggagggcatgaagactagGGAGAAGAGTAGGGCACTATTTATGTCCACCCCAAAACCCAAGGAGGAAAAAGATGGAAGGAGACGCGTCCTGCATTCTGTCACTGGGTTGCGGTCTCTGaaatagctggggctggagggcagTGGCCTTTGATGCTTCTGTCTTGGTTGGGCATCACTATGAAGCCCCCCTCCCCTGTCTCCCAAATGGACTCAGCAGGAGCAGGAAAGGCCTCCATGCATCAGTCACTTGGTTTCCCTTCCAGAGGAGCCTGACGCTGTTCCCTAAATCCATGGTTGTCCAATGTACAAACCTGTTTCTGTTCCTGGGATTTGTGGATGTCAGCATTCTTGAAGAAGAGTGTGGAAATCCTCGAGGATATTACATCCTACAAACAAAACCATTCTTTTCATTGTTAAAGAAGAGGCATACATTTTTAGCTTTAATTTTATGGTTCGTATTCCTTTTCACT from Ochotona princeps isolate mOchPri1 chromosome 10, mOchPri1.hap1, whole genome shotgun sequence encodes:
- the PFKFB2 gene encoding 6-phosphofructo-2-kinase/fructose-2,6-bisphosphatase 2 isoform X5, yielding MEVKVSSPDYPERNRENVMEDFLKRIECYKVTYQPLDPDNYDKDLSFIKVINVGQRFLVNRVQDYIQSKIVYYLMNIHVHPRTIYLCRHGESEFNLLGKIGGDSGLSVRGKQFAQALRNFLKEQEIADLKVWTSQLKRTIQTAESLGVTYEQWKILNEIDAGVCEEMTYEEIETRYPEEFALRDQDKYLYRYPGGESYQDLVQRLEPVIMELERQGNVLVISHQAVMRCLLAYFLDKGADELPYLKCPLHTIFKLTPVAYGCKVETIKLDVEAVDTHRDKPTNNLPKNQTPVRMRRNSFTPLSSSNTIRRPRNYSVGSRPLKPLSPLRALDVQEGADQPKTHVSIPVV
- the PFKFB2 gene encoding 6-phosphofructo-2-kinase/fructose-2,6-bisphosphatase 2 isoform X4 → MKIRKQCALVALKDVKAYLTEENGQIAVFDATNTTRERRDLILNFAEQNSFKVFFVESVCDDPDVIAANIMEVKVSSPDYPERNRENVMEDFLKRIECYKVTYQPLDPDNYDKDLSFIKVINVGQRFLVNRVQDYIQSKIVYYLMNIHVHPRTIYLCRHGESEFNLLGKIGGDSGLSVRGKQFAQALRNFLKEQEIADLKVWTSQLKRTIQTAESLGVTYEQWKILNEIDAGVCEEMTYEEIETRYPEEFALRDQDKYLYRYPGGESYQDLVQRLEPVIMELERQGNVLVISHQAVMRCLLAYFLDKGADELPYLKCPLHTIFKLTPVAYGCKVETIKLDVEAVDTHRDKPTNNLPKNQTPVRMRRNSFTPLSSSNTIRRPRNYSVGSRPLKPLSPLRALDVQEGADQPKTHVSIPVV